One window of Chryseobacterium indologenes genomic DNA carries:
- a CDS encoding helix-turn-helix domain-containing protein — protein sequence MKMYVKFDFNALCKKVLDEKLKEHGLKYRLLNFGEVEFYEPLTKEQHSLFKQNLEDYGIEIIESQKTALVQKIKDAIVELVFSDEIIPVKASIYISEKLNHSYGYLSNLFSEVAYTSIENFIILQKIEHAKALIIRNKQSLTEIAHKLNYSSVAHLSTQFKNTTGITPSQFQKIIGKRRRAQSTVINPKMQYE from the coding sequence ATGAAAATGTATGTTAAATTTGATTTCAATGCCCTTTGCAAAAAGGTATTGGACGAAAAGCTCAAAGAACACGGGCTGAAGTACAGGTTGCTGAACTTCGGTGAAGTGGAATTTTATGAGCCCCTCACAAAAGAACAGCACAGTCTTTTTAAGCAAAATCTTGAAGATTATGGCATAGAAATCATAGAAAGCCAGAAGACTGCACTGGTGCAGAAAATAAAAGATGCTATCGTAGAACTGGTCTTTTCTGATGAGATCATACCGGTAAAAGCATCCATCTATATTTCTGAGAAACTGAATCACAGCTATGGATATCTTTCCAACCTATTTTCTGAAGTTGCTTATACCTCTATTGAGAACTTTATTATTCTGCAAAAGATAGAGCACGCAAAAGCCCTGATCATAAGAAACAAACAAAGCCTTACAGAAATAGCCCATAAGCTGAACTACTCCAGTGTGGCACATCTGAGTACCCAGTTTAAAAATACAACGGGAATCACGCCCTCCCAGTTTCAAAAGATTATTGGAAAGAGAAGAAGAGCTCAAAGCACGGTAATAAACCCTAAAATGCAGTATGAATAA
- a CDS encoding response regulator, with the protein MNKEFLNVIVADNDENTLIFFKNILKELKISIKVQCFSNGKDMMLYLNNNDAVVPEIVFIKYIIPGKDSMECLEEIEANSKFNNMVTAIFSEPIPENEIEDIFVKGANIFMKKPESFEALKKVLTEIITINWQYHTSGLNKDHFILKV; encoded by the coding sequence ATGAATAAAGAATTTCTGAACGTAATAGTAGCAGATAACGATGAAAACACCTTGATTTTCTTTAAAAATATTTTGAAAGAGCTGAAAATCTCTATAAAAGTTCAATGCTTCTCTAACGGTAAAGATATGATGCTGTATCTGAATAATAATGATGCCGTAGTTCCGGAAATTGTTTTCATAAAATACATTATCCCTGGAAAAGACAGTATGGAATGCCTGGAAGAAATTGAAGCCAATTCAAAATTCAATAACATGGTTACCGCCATTTTTTCGGAACCGATTCCGGAAAATGAAATTGAAGATATTTTTGTAAAAGGAGCTAATATTTTCATGAAAAAACCTGAGTCTTTTGAGGCTCTGAAAAAGGTGCTTACAGAAATTATTACAATCAATTGGCAGTATCATACTTCAGGATTGAATAAAGATCATTTTATTCTGAAAGTGTGA
- the recG gene encoding ATP-dependent DNA helicase RecG, which translates to MNLETSIEYVKGIGPERAKLIKSVLGLTTVEDMLNFYPIRYLDKSKIYTVSQLQEESSQEIQLRGRITHVQEIQTGKTKRLSAKFNDETGSMDLVWFQYSKWLKEQLPINKEVYIFGKINVFNRQFSMPHPEIEAEENKEGDTRLKPIYPSSEKLTKRGLSQRFFQNALRNICKEIPSLIEENFPEYLMKTFKFMSRQHAFLNVHFPKDKEHFDKADYRLKFEESFFFQLGYGLKKLHHKTQAYGNPFPIIGDHFNDFYENHLPFELTNAQKRVLKEIRIDMKRPIQMNRLLQGDVGSGKTMVALLTMLIAMDNGFQSCLMAPTEILAQQHYNGIKELLEKTGINIRILTGSSKAAERRIIHEELENGTLSILVGTHAVLEDKVKFKNLGLAIIDEQHRFGVAQRAKLWAKNKIPPHILVMTATPIPRTLAMSFYSDLDVSVIDEMPVGRKPIITAHRREKDRLYVYNFCKDEIKKGRQVYFVYPLIEESETLDYKNLVEGLEHVMDYFSEYNVTMLHGKMKPDEKDAAMAYFASGKAEIMVATTVIEVGVNVPNASVMVIESSERFGLSQLHQLRGRVGRGAEQSYCILMTSDKLSKESRTRIKTMTETNDGFKISEVDMQLRGPGDILGTQQSGVVDFKRLDLINDSAIIKTTKNTVEKILEADPMLSRPDNLIIKNYYIRYYKGKNKWSKIS; encoded by the coding sequence ATGAATCTCGAAACCTCCATAGAATACGTAAAAGGAATAGGTCCGGAAAGAGCTAAACTCATTAAAAGTGTATTGGGCCTAACCACTGTTGAAGATATGCTGAACTTCTACCCAATCCGCTATCTGGATAAAAGTAAAATTTATACAGTTTCTCAGCTTCAGGAAGAAAGCAGCCAGGAAATACAATTAAGGGGAAGAATCACTCATGTTCAGGAAATCCAGACCGGGAAGACTAAAAGATTATCTGCGAAATTCAATGATGAAACGGGCAGTATGGATCTGGTATGGTTCCAGTATTCAAAATGGCTGAAAGAGCAGCTTCCTATTAATAAAGAGGTTTATATTTTCGGGAAAATTAATGTTTTCAACCGTCAGTTTTCTATGCCGCATCCTGAAATAGAAGCTGAGGAAAATAAAGAAGGAGATACAAGACTTAAACCTATTTATCCGAGTTCAGAAAAACTGACTAAAAGAGGATTAAGTCAAAGGTTTTTTCAGAATGCATTGAGAAATATCTGCAAAGAAATTCCGAGTCTTATTGAAGAAAATTTCCCGGAGTACCTGATGAAAACCTTTAAATTCATGTCAAGACAGCACGCTTTCCTGAATGTTCATTTTCCAAAGGATAAAGAGCATTTTGATAAGGCTGATTACAGATTAAAATTTGAAGAATCATTCTTTTTTCAATTAGGATATGGTTTGAAAAAACTTCACCATAAAACACAGGCTTATGGTAATCCTTTCCCAATTATTGGAGATCATTTTAATGATTTCTATGAAAACCACCTTCCCTTTGAGCTTACCAATGCACAGAAAAGAGTATTAAAGGAAATACGGATTGATATGAAAAGGCCAATTCAGATGAACAGGCTTTTACAGGGAGATGTAGGATCAGGGAAAACAATGGTGGCCTTGTTAACCATGCTTATTGCTATGGACAACGGTTTTCAGAGCTGTTTGATGGCTCCCACGGAAATTCTTGCCCAACAGCATTATAATGGTATTAAAGAACTGTTAGAAAAGACAGGAATCAATATCCGCATTCTGACCGGATCAAGCAAAGCAGCAGAAAGGAGAATTATCCATGAAGAACTGGAAAATGGTACCCTTTCAATCCTAGTAGGAACCCATGCTGTTTTGGAAGATAAGGTTAAATTTAAAAATCTAGGACTCGCAATTATTGATGAGCAGCATAGATTCGGAGTTGCCCAGCGGGCTAAGCTTTGGGCCAAAAATAAAATTCCGCCCCATATTCTGGTGATGACCGCTACTCCTATTCCAAGGACGCTTGCGATGAGCTTTTATTCTGATCTGGATGTTTCCGTGATTGATGAAATGCCTGTGGGAAGAAAACCCATCATTACTGCTCACAGACGTGAAAAAGACAGACTTTATGTCTATAATTTCTGTAAAGATGAAATTAAGAAAGGCAGACAGGTCTATTTTGTATATCCGCTTATTGAGGAATCTGAAACCTTAGATTACAAAAATCTGGTGGAAGGTTTGGAACATGTCATGGATTATTTCTCAGAGTACAATGTGACCATGCTTCACGGGAAAATGAAGCCGGATGAAAAGGATGCCGCAATGGCTTATTTTGCTTCGGGAAAAGCTGAAATTATGGTGGCAACTACCGTAATTGAAGTCGGGGTAAATGTCCCTAATGCTTCCGTAATGGTTATTGAAAGTTCAGAAAGGTTTGGCCTTTCACAACTCCATCAGCTGAGAGGACGTGTAGGAAGAGGTGCTGAACAGAGTTACTGTATCCTGATGACATCGGATAAATTGTCGAAAGAAAGCAGAACGCGTATTAAGACAATGACTGAAACCAATGACGGCTTTAAAATTTCTGAAGTGGATATGCAGCTTCGGGGTCCTGGAGATATTCTGGGTACCCAGCAAAGTGGTGTGGTAGATTTTAAGAGATTAGACCTGATCAATGATTCGGCGATCATCAAAACAACAAAAAATACGGTAGAAAAAATTCTGGAAGCTGATCCAATGCTGTCCAGGCCTGATAATCTGATCATTAAAAACTATTATATCAGATATTATAAAGGAAAAAACAAATGGAGTAAAATTTCATAA
- a CDS encoding thioredoxin family protein: protein MKKILSIVLLLLLNFSFAQVKWMTIEEALKAQKENPKKILIDFYADWCGPCKIMDKKTYGHPVIAQNLNENYYPVKFNAEEKKSIDIFGRTFSNPNTEHRKGKNSLHEFTQYMNVGAVPSTVFLDEHGDPITILQGELSAKELEPYLELISKDLFKKIKTREQWEDYQKKFKPKIKD from the coding sequence ATGAAGAAAATTTTAAGCATAGTTCTCTTACTTTTATTAAATTTTAGTTTTGCCCAGGTAAAGTGGATGACCATTGAGGAAGCCTTAAAAGCTCAAAAGGAAAATCCCAAAAAAATACTTATTGATTTTTATGCAGACTGGTGCGGCCCATGTAAAATCATGGACAAAAAAACTTATGGACATCCTGTGATTGCTCAAAACCTGAACGAGAATTATTATCCTGTAAAGTTTAATGCAGAAGAAAAAAAGAGTATTGATATCTTTGGAAGAACATTTTCAAATCCCAATACTGAACACAGAAAAGGAAAAAATTCACTTCATGAATTTACACAGTATATGAATGTAGGTGCTGTTCCGAGTACTGTATTTCTGGATGAACATGGAGATCCTATTACCATTCTTCAGGGAGAATTATCTGCCAAGGAACTGGAACCCTATTTGGAACTGATCTCAAAAGATTTGTTCAAAAAGATTAAAACCAGAGAACAATGGGAAGATTACCAGAAAAAGTTCAAACCTAAAATCAAAGATTAA
- a CDS encoding peptide MFS transporter — MSLTLDEIQDFKGKYPRQIWSLFFSEMWERFCFYGMRGMLVFFMISQLNFHEKEANLQYGATQAFVYAFTFVGGLFADKILGFRKSLFWGGLLMIVGSLILATDPHKFFFLGIAFTVVGTGFFKPNISSMVGQLYKPNDSRADAGFSLFYAGINLGALLGGYLCIAIGKGEFLSNVIAEEMRWHIAFGLASIVMVVSLINFVFTQRTLGTIGLQPGHPLAETKAAPIPKWKEYGVYVLSLVFVPIIMTMVAKTEYTDYFMWTIGPLTLIYLFYEMSKVTASERKKLWAALVFIIFSIIFWGIYEQSGGSLSIFAAKNLNKDLFGLDPNGVNNSGGAFFIIFLAPLIGLLWIWLNKRKIEPNTIIKFGLGFIFLGLGYYVLFATRLFADLQGITSLNFFTLALLIITLGELCLSPIGLSIMTKLSTKNLQGMMMGMWFLASAYGQYVAGIIGASLATSKKGSTNYDALITYTDGYKQLGLYAVIAGVVLILISPYVKKLMQDVK; from the coding sequence ATGAGCTTAACTTTAGATGAAATACAAGATTTCAAAGGAAAATATCCCAGACAGATCTGGAGCCTTTTTTTCTCTGAAATGTGGGAACGTTTCTGTTTCTACGGAATGCGTGGAATGCTGGTCTTCTTTATGATCTCACAGCTTAATTTCCATGAAAAAGAAGCCAACCTTCAATATGGTGCTACTCAGGCCTTCGTATATGCCTTTACTTTTGTAGGCGGACTTTTTGCCGATAAAATTTTAGGATTCAGAAAATCTCTGTTCTGGGGAGGTCTACTGATGATCGTAGGAAGTTTAATTTTGGCTACAGATCCCCATAAATTCTTTTTCCTCGGAATAGCATTCACCGTAGTAGGGACAGGTTTCTTCAAACCTAATATCTCATCTATGGTGGGACAACTTTATAAGCCTAATGATTCAAGAGCTGATGCAGGCTTTTCGCTTTTTTATGCGGGAATTAATCTTGGAGCATTATTAGGCGGCTATTTATGTATTGCTATTGGTAAAGGAGAATTCCTAAGTAATGTTATTGCAGAAGAAATGAGATGGCATATTGCTTTCGGATTAGCTTCAATAGTAATGGTGGTCAGCTTGATTAACTTTGTATTTACACAAAGAACATTAGGTACTATCGGTTTACAGCCCGGACATCCTTTAGCAGAAACAAAGGCAGCTCCAATTCCAAAATGGAAAGAATACGGAGTATATGTTTTGTCATTGGTTTTTGTACCTATCATTATGACAATGGTTGCTAAAACAGAATATACGGATTATTTTATGTGGACAATCGGGCCATTAACCTTAATCTATTTATTCTATGAAATGTCTAAAGTAACTGCTTCAGAACGTAAAAAGCTTTGGGCAGCACTCGTTTTCATTATATTTTCAATCATATTCTGGGGAATTTACGAACAAAGCGGAGGTTCCTTAAGCATTTTTGCCGCTAAAAACCTTAATAAAGATCTTTTTGGATTAGACCCGAATGGTGTGAATAATTCAGGAGGAGCTTTCTTTATTATTTTCCTTGCTCCATTGATCGGACTTCTTTGGATCTGGCTTAATAAGAGAAAAATTGAACCTAATACTATTATTAAATTCGGATTAGGATTTATTTTCTTAGGATTAGGATATTATGTTCTGTTTGCTACCCGATTATTTGCAGACCTTCAGGGAATTACTTCATTGAACTTCTTTACCCTGGCATTATTAATCATTACCCTTGGAGAATTGTGCCTCTCTCCTATCGGATTGTCTATTATGACGAAGCTTTCTACTAAAAATCTTCAGGGAATGATGATGGGAATGTGGTTTCTTGCTTCCGCTTATGGGCAGTATGTTGCAGGGATTATCGGAGCCAGTCTCGCTACCTCAAAGAAAGGGTCTACCAACTATGATGCTTTGATCACTTATACTGATGGATATAAACAATTGGGATTATACGCGGTAATTGCCGGAGTGGTATTAATTTTGATATCTCCGTACGTGAAAAAATTAATGCAAGATGTAAAATAG